In Symmachiella dynata, the following are encoded in one genomic region:
- a CDS encoding site-specific integrase, giving the protein MWRFYLRGVWLSGLRLAESLKVSWDQDEPFCIDLNGRHPRFRIYAEAQKGRRDQFLPMTPDFAEFILQTPESDRHGPVFNVGRDVNVTSRIVTAIGKRAGVVVNKADGKFASTHDLRRGFGTRWAPRVKPATLQLLMRHRQIETTMRYYVDQDADEVAEQLWQAQKVGTFVGTSIVSSTGSAIEKPQVVDNSRLTECPHKDLNLEPTD; this is encoded by the coding sequence ATGTGGCGTTTTTATCTGCGCGGCGTCTGGCTGTCCGGACTACGACTTGCGGAATCCCTGAAGGTGTCTTGGGACCAGGATGAACCCTTTTGCATCGACCTAAACGGGCGACATCCGCGCTTCCGAATTTATGCCGAAGCACAAAAGGGACGTCGAGACCAATTCCTGCCCATGACACCGGACTTTGCCGAATTCATCCTTCAGACGCCGGAATCGGATCGACACGGGCCGGTTTTCAATGTGGGACGTGACGTGAACGTCACAAGCCGCATCGTTACAGCGATCGGGAAGAGGGCCGGCGTGGTGGTGAACAAAGCCGATGGGAAGTTTGCCAGCACTCACGACCTTCGCCGCGGATTCGGCACTCGCTGGGCGCCTCGCGTGAAACCGGCGACTTTGCAGTTGCTTATGCGGCATCGGCAGATTGAAACCACGATGCGTTACTACGTCGATCAGGACGCCGACGAAGTCGCCGAACAACTCTGGCAGGCCCAGAAAGTTGGCACTTTCGTTGGCACAAGCATCGTTAGCTCAACTGGCAGCGCAATTGAAAAGCCGCAAGTTGTTGATAACTCGCGGCTTACTGAGTGCCCCCACAAGGACTTGAACCTTGAACCTACTGATTAA
- a CDS encoding bifunctional DNA primase/polymerase — protein MSTLDLALLYADMGLSVFPLPRGSKVPLKGFRWTDYRERQADRHELQEWFGSGERNIGIITGDVSGGLAVRDFDEREAYHQWRESHRMEAETLPTVKTARGFHVYARGRADTTKQYSDGEFRAGGTYVLAPPSLHPSGVTYSWTRSFRGVEIPEVDLGAVGWLQDPSCNIETEKRRNVSNVCVSMLQMDGVLQAIKKCIPSQVGHRHKCLFRLARELKAIAELADLKAKALRPVLLEWHHQALPTIGTKDFSTSWLEFCSAWDRVRYPAGTSPVDEAWQAALSADFPPELADCDNAKIGRLAGLCWQLQIRQGEQPFFLDSRTAGQLLDVEHTVAWRWLRGLVSAGVLELVRSGGRGRANIYRYLKD, from the coding sequence ATGAGCACTCTGGACCTTGCTTTGCTGTATGCCGACATGGGCCTGAGCGTGTTTCCTCTGCCTCGGGGATCGAAGGTTCCTCTCAAGGGTTTCCGGTGGACGGACTACCGTGAAAGGCAAGCCGATCGACATGAACTGCAGGAGTGGTTCGGTAGCGGCGAGCGGAATATCGGGATCATTACCGGCGATGTGAGCGGAGGGCTTGCGGTCCGCGACTTCGACGAGAGGGAGGCATATCACCAATGGCGTGAATCCCACCGCATGGAGGCGGAGACCCTGCCCACGGTCAAGACGGCCCGAGGATTCCATGTTTACGCGCGGGGTCGGGCCGATACGACGAAGCAATACTCTGATGGCGAGTTCCGGGCGGGCGGGACTTACGTACTCGCCCCACCAAGTTTGCACCCCAGCGGTGTGACCTACAGCTGGACCAGGTCATTTCGCGGTGTTGAGATTCCCGAGGTGGATTTGGGGGCGGTTGGATGGCTCCAAGACCCGTCGTGCAACATAGAAACGGAGAAACGTAGAAACGTAAGCAATGTCTGTGTTTCTATGTTGCAGATGGACGGCGTTTTGCAAGCAATCAAAAAGTGCATACCGTCACAAGTTGGACATCGACACAAGTGCCTGTTTCGACTGGCGCGTGAGCTCAAAGCGATTGCGGAGCTAGCCGACCTCAAGGCCAAGGCTCTCCGTCCGGTTCTTTTGGAATGGCATCATCAGGCGTTGCCCACAATCGGCACGAAGGACTTTTCGACTTCATGGTTGGAATTCTGCTCGGCGTGGGATCGAGTCCGCTATCCCGCAGGTACATCTCCCGTTGACGAGGCGTGGCAGGCCGCGTTGAGCGCAGATTTCCCGCCCGAGCTAGCGGATTGTGACAATGCGAAGATTGGTAGGCTCGCGGGATTGTGCTGGCAGTTGCAGATTAGGCAGGGCGAGCAACCGTTCTTCCTGGATTCACGAACGGCTGGGCAACTGTTGGACGTGGAACACACCGTCGCATGGCGATGGCTTCGAGGGTTGGTTTCCGCAGGTGTTCTGGAACTGGTGCGTAGCGGCGGCCGTGGGCGAGCAAACATATACCGATATTTGAAGGACTGA
- a CDS encoding N-6 DNA methylase, translating into MKKFAPYVLKLANLVEQSSDRRRSYHQKSIAPALDGEPSRVLRDLVDLETRREHGAFFSGSELGKSLRKRWAQQISPHSVICDPACGSGDLLLAITTLLPIKEGLRETLDAWGTNLYGVDIHKEFVDSTKYRLALQAIALGATRERINRDDVLKYFPGVRLGNGLEASEELAKATHVVTNPPFSPTQATKDCTWTRGLVNSAALFMESISKHATSGARIWAILPDVLRSGTRYDKWRKLIASRLRDIRVTPIGQFSRHADVDVFVVEGIVRARSNRNVGECSSFLVEKPQDASQILGELFTVNVGSVVPHRHPDEGEQAPYLTPHNCPAWKQVTTIDDFRGFRGRLFKPPLVVLRRTSRSDDSYRAIGTLVTGKRAVAIENHLLVLTPNSRMIADCKRLLQVLKSQATNDWLNRRICCRHLTVSAVKSIPWNLETK; encoded by the coding sequence TTGAAAAAGTTTGCCCCGTATGTGCTGAAGCTCGCAAACCTCGTTGAACAATCGTCTGATCGAAGACGGTCGTATCATCAGAAGTCCATTGCACCTGCATTGGACGGCGAGCCTTCTCGCGTACTCCGAGATTTGGTTGACCTTGAGACACGCAGAGAGCATGGTGCTTTCTTTTCTGGTTCGGAACTTGGCAAGTCTTTGAGGAAAAGATGGGCGCAGCAGATTTCGCCACATTCCGTCATCTGCGACCCTGCATGTGGCAGTGGTGATCTGCTCCTCGCGATCACTACTCTACTTCCAATTAAAGAAGGGCTAAGGGAGACGCTTGACGCTTGGGGAACCAATCTGTACGGAGTCGATATTCACAAGGAGTTTGTCGATTCCACGAAGTACAGACTTGCGCTGCAGGCAATCGCATTAGGAGCAACACGAGAAAGAATCAACCGTGATGATGTTCTGAAATATTTTCCAGGTGTTCGGCTGGGCAATGGTCTCGAAGCTTCCGAAGAACTCGCGAAAGCCACACATGTTGTCACCAATCCTCCCTTCTCTCCAACTCAGGCGACTAAAGACTGCACGTGGACGCGTGGCCTTGTCAATTCAGCAGCTCTTTTCATGGAGTCAATCTCCAAGCACGCGACATCAGGCGCACGGATCTGGGCTATTCTTCCAGACGTCCTTCGAAGCGGGACTCGCTACGACAAGTGGCGAAAACTGATCGCCTCACGACTCCGAGATATCCGAGTTACACCGATTGGACAGTTTTCGCGCCATGCTGACGTTGACGTATTCGTAGTTGAAGGGATCGTTCGTGCTCGCTCCAATCGGAATGTTGGTGAATGCAGCTCCTTTCTGGTCGAAAAACCTCAGGATGCGTCGCAGATTTTGGGAGAACTATTCACTGTTAATGTCGGCTCAGTTGTACCACATCGCCATCCAGATGAAGGAGAGCAAGCTCCATATCTCACACCACACAACTGCCCAGCTTGGAAGCAAGTGACCACCATCGATGATTTTCGTGGGTTTCGTGGAAGGTTATTCAAGCCACCACTTGTCGTGCTTCGTCGTACGTCGCGTTCCGACGACTCCTACCGGGCAATCGGAACACTGGTCACGGGGAAGCGAGCTGTTGCGATCGAAAACCATTTGTTGGTGCTGACTCCCAACTCACGCATGATCGCAGATTGCAAAAGACTACTACAGGTTCTGAAGTCACAAGCCACGAACGATTGGCTGAATCGGAGGATCTGTTGCCGTCATCTAACCGTCTCAGCGGTTAAGTCAATCCCTTGGAACCTGGAAACGAAATGA
- a CDS encoding ADP-ribosylglycohydrolase family protein, whose translation MSNDRWDRACLSLDGLSIGDAFGQQFFSPDVAAEATGHRPPTPPWNYTDDTEMALALMETLRDCACVDQDVLAQRFAERFQAEPNRGYGAGARRLLENVALGECWKPLSQQMFGGSGSFGNGAAMRVAPLGAWFADDVELTIEQAALSAEVTHANSEAQVGAIAIALAAGWAWRCKSEPAEDLIPWVISKIDQSEVRRRLEWAAKYPLDTGASTVASQVGCGVQISAQDTVPFCLWMAAAFLNDYSEAMWTAVRVGGDMDTTCAIIGGIIALRVGPTGIPEQWKQNREPLGWNNSLT comes from the coding sequence ATGTCAAACGATCGATGGGACAGAGCGTGTTTGTCACTGGACGGCCTTTCGATTGGGGATGCATTTGGCCAGCAATTCTTCTCGCCGGACGTTGCCGCCGAAGCGACAGGTCACCGCCCCCCGACACCGCCGTGGAACTACACGGACGATACGGAAATGGCACTTGCCCTGATGGAAACACTTCGTGACTGTGCGTGCGTCGATCAGGACGTTCTTGCGCAGCGATTTGCCGAACGATTTCAGGCGGAACCCAATCGTGGTTACGGGGCCGGTGCTCGACGTTTGCTGGAGAACGTTGCGCTGGGCGAATGTTGGAAGCCACTGAGCCAGCAGATGTTTGGTGGAAGCGGCTCATTTGGCAACGGGGCGGCAATGCGGGTGGCGCCACTTGGTGCCTGGTTCGCAGATGATGTTGAACTGACCATTGAGCAAGCTGCTCTCTCAGCAGAAGTGACTCATGCAAACTCAGAGGCTCAGGTCGGTGCTATTGCAATCGCCTTGGCTGCGGGCTGGGCATGGCGGTGCAAATCCGAACCTGCGGAAGACTTGATCCCTTGGGTCATCTCCAAGATTGATCAAAGCGAAGTTCGTCGCCGCCTTGAATGGGCAGCCAAATATCCTCTCGATACGGGGGCGTCTACGGTGGCTTCGCAAGTTGGCTGCGGGGTCCAGATTAGTGCTCAGGACACCGTCCCGTTTTGTCTCTGGATGGCTGCTGCCTTTCTCAATGACTATAGCGAGGCGATGTGGACGGCAGTTCGAGTCGGCGGCGATATGGACACAACATGTGCCATCATTGGCGGAATTATCGCATTGAGGGTTGGACCGACCGGCATCCCTGAGCAATGGAAGCAAAACCGTGAACCTTTAGGCTGGAACAACAGTCTAACTTGA
- a CDS encoding ComEC/Rec2 family competence protein, which translates to MGFFPGNYVAILDVGHGNCCVISDNGVTSVIDTGLGTSLLEFLSERGITTLDMVLLSHADQDHISGLIHLLASTEFSIGCVRLNTDSAKGTKLWKNLVYELETQESKGKLNWEVQLTVDSGEDLAVGNVGLEVIAPGKALAALGPGNKTKDERKITSNSVSAVILLSKSEKPIAAIPGDLDELGLQDLKRRLNGQKRISPVLVYPHHGASSGSSGSAQFAIEICELFSPKVVIFSIGRGLHGTPRPEVVDAIRRKAGRVKIACTQLSEHCSATVPALEPSHLLPVYSEGRGDRKCCAGTMVIDLDDDGELRPADADHGDFIDKHAVTALCRL; encoded by the coding sequence ATGGGTTTTTTTCCCGGTAACTATGTGGCGATATTGGATGTCGGTCACGGCAACTGCTGTGTGATCAGCGATAATGGAGTCACGAGTGTCATCGATACAGGTCTTGGGACCTCGCTTCTCGAATTCTTGAGTGAACGCGGAATAACCACTCTTGATATGGTCTTACTTTCACACGCCGATCAGGACCACATATCAGGACTGATCCACTTGTTGGCGTCGACTGAGTTCTCCATTGGATGTGTTCGTCTGAACACGGATTCTGCCAAGGGCACAAAGCTCTGGAAGAACCTCGTCTACGAATTAGAAACTCAAGAGTCCAAGGGCAAACTCAATTGGGAAGTACAATTGACGGTTGATTCGGGTGAGGACCTTGCGGTCGGAAACGTGGGGCTTGAGGTTATAGCGCCTGGGAAGGCGTTGGCCGCTTTGGGGCCTGGCAATAAAACCAAGGATGAACGGAAGATTACGTCGAACTCGGTAAGTGCCGTCATTCTGCTTTCCAAGTCGGAAAAGCCGATTGCTGCTATACCAGGTGACTTAGACGAACTGGGACTTCAAGACTTGAAACGGCGACTAAATGGACAGAAGCGCATATCACCTGTTCTCGTCTATCCTCACCATGGTGCTTCAAGCGGTTCCAGTGGATCTGCCCAGTTTGCGATTGAAATCTGTGAACTCTTCAGCCCTAAGGTCGTGATATTCTCAATCGGGCGGGGTTTGCATGGCACGCCACGTCCTGAGGTAGTTGACGCAATTCGCAGGAAAGCGGGTAGAGTAAAAATCGCATGCACTCAGTTGTCGGAACACTGCTCAGCAACCGTACCTGCACTCGAACCAAGTCACCTCCTACCTGTGTATTCGGAAGGCCGGGGAGATCGCAAGTGCTGCGCCGGGACGATGGTGATTGATCTCGATGATGATGGAGAGCTTAGGCCCGCTGATGCAGACCACGGAGATTTCATCGACAAACATGCTGTAACCGCGCTCTGTCGGCTATAG
- a CDS encoding ParB N-terminal domain-containing protein: MTSNLLDPNDANHGVAKEATKKTTTKRGNSSYTKRADKAARIQSVIRVYWRTHSDRQMAEKAGCTHRTIASHRQKMEEAGEILPRIEESTQFIQPCLREVDTFAIEPAPENDKLYDPIREDDPAFLSLVEDIRVNGIINSIGVSADGYIFDGHRRFAAARHLGLDRLTIRIDPNISRLADRDAFIRRLRSCNEQRVKTTAEVMRESLVTMEPDTWQRMCDYRTSVSNVDGAEVFRLIGRKKRSQIVQKRGLADAIVKVVNDYYSKYGTTSDRKVFYLLLNLPGLLRNDVRKTPFANNDECYQDVTDLLTRLRLDGSIPFDAIVDETRPVVEWDTHRSVGPFITRELENLFSGYWRDLLQSQPNHVELLVEKNTVASALRKIAAKYTLPMTSGRGYSSLPPRKAMVDRFRASGKEKLIVIAVSDFDPEGQDIPNAFGLSLRDDFDIGPDELVIIKAALTHQQTQELDLHEGQMAKEDSSRYQRFVDAYGDRCWELEAIPTDTLREIVDGTIQRTIDMDAFRSEVEKQRQEQRELDKHRRSVRELLSDTDWGGELT, from the coding sequence ATGACTAGCAATCTGCTCGACCCCAACGACGCCAATCACGGGGTTGCGAAGGAAGCGACCAAGAAGACGACCACGAAACGAGGTAACAGTAGCTACACGAAGCGAGCGGATAAGGCGGCGCGCATCCAATCCGTTATTCGGGTGTACTGGCGGACGCACTCTGACCGCCAGATGGCGGAAAAAGCCGGTTGCACGCATCGGACTATTGCAAGCCATCGCCAGAAAATGGAGGAAGCTGGCGAAATCCTGCCCCGAATCGAGGAAAGTACCCAATTCATTCAACCATGCTTGCGTGAGGTGGATACTTTTGCCATCGAACCCGCGCCCGAGAACGACAAACTGTACGATCCGATCCGCGAAGACGACCCGGCGTTCCTGTCGTTGGTCGAGGATATTCGCGTAAACGGCATCATCAACAGCATCGGCGTTTCGGCGGACGGCTATATCTTCGACGGCCACCGAAGATTTGCGGCTGCCCGGCATTTAGGGCTGGATCGCCTCACGATCCGCATCGACCCTAACATCTCGCGACTCGCAGACCGCGATGCGTTTATTCGGAGGCTGCGTAGCTGCAACGAGCAGCGTGTGAAGACTACCGCAGAAGTGATGCGCGAAAGTTTGGTGACGATGGAGCCAGACACGTGGCAGCGGATGTGCGATTACCGCACTTCGGTCAGCAACGTAGACGGTGCGGAAGTGTTCCGCCTCATTGGTAGGAAGAAGCGTTCCCAAATCGTCCAGAAACGCGGCTTGGCCGATGCGATCGTTAAGGTGGTCAACGACTACTACTCCAAGTACGGCACGACGAGCGACCGCAAGGTCTTCTACCTGCTGCTCAACTTGCCTGGACTTCTGCGCAACGACGTTCGAAAGACGCCTTTCGCCAACAATGACGAATGCTACCAGGACGTGACGGACCTGCTCACTCGATTGCGTCTGGACGGGTCCATCCCCTTCGATGCGATTGTCGACGAAACGCGGCCCGTCGTGGAGTGGGACACGCACCGCAGCGTCGGTCCGTTCATCACGCGAGAGCTGGAAAACCTATTCTCCGGCTATTGGCGGGACCTGCTGCAATCGCAGCCGAACCATGTGGAACTGCTGGTCGAGAAAAACACCGTGGCTTCTGCGCTCCGAAAGATCGCAGCCAAGTACACCTTGCCGATGACCAGTGGGCGGGGCTACTCGTCTTTGCCCCCGCGCAAGGCGATGGTGGACCGGTTCCGCGCGAGCGGGAAAGAGAAACTGATCGTTATCGCGGTGTCCGATTTTGACCCCGAGGGCCAGGACATTCCCAACGCCTTTGGTTTGAGCCTGCGCGACGATTTCGACATCGGCCCAGACGAACTTGTGATCATTAAGGCCGCTCTGACGCACCAGCAGACGCAGGAACTCGACCTGCACGAAGGGCAGATGGCCAAAGAGGATTCGTCCCGGTATCAGCGGTTCGTGGATGCGTATGGAGACCGCTGCTGGGAGCTAGAAGCGATTCCCACCGATACGCTCCGCGAAATCGTGGATGGCACCATCCAGCGGACCATCGACATGGATGCGTTCCGGAGTGAAGTTGAAAAGCAGCGGCAGGAACAGCGCGAACTAGACAAACACCGTCGAAGCGTCCGGGAACTGCTGTCGGACACCGACTGGGGAGGGGAGCTGACATGA
- a CDS encoding sensor histidine kinase yields MTIARIRFAPDILRRLGEELNPHPAVGIIELVKNAYDADARKCTVTLTDVDDAGGQVEISDNGDGMTVEQIKHGWLVLGHSQKEKNHRTRLGRIPAGSKGLGRLAALRLGRFAHLETRPRSRRDAAYELLIDWKLFDTASLIDDVDLAIDVRARKKGTSSGTTIRLDKQRDRIGRLEVKRLARAMLLLADPFGENTEGFQPKLVAPEFSDLEALVKRRYFDHASYHLVARLNKKGLATAQLHDARGEILFSSKHTDLFPKNDEQTLECPPVEFELWTFLLNGVTFAPLPVTIQEVKAWLAEFGGVHIYQNGLRVAPYGDAGHDWLSLNVARARSPEERPSTNNSIGRVRLEDSEEILVQKTDRSGFIESHAFHEIRRFAQAALDWMADRRMELAEKRRAKARTSAPKRTSKTKKRLDETIEAAPPKLREQLREAADRHDKSRDKEVEGLKKEVQLYRTLSTAGITAATFAHESTGNPLKVIRASIGTIERRAKELFGKDYKKKLDSAVERVKSSVESLGVLDTVTLSLLSHEKRRLAKVDVHQVINGVLQMFHPFLAVRQVIVDLDLTEGSPWLHGSEAAIESIITNLVNNSLVALEEKAPTDRKIRVSTTVNEDVLRLVVIDSGDGIKDIRASDIWLPGKSTRKNGTGLGLTIVKDTVLDLGGNVGVLELSPLGGAEIFVELPIVGA; encoded by the coding sequence ATGACCATTGCACGGATTCGATTTGCGCCAGACATTCTCCGACGATTGGGAGAGGAATTAAATCCTCACCCCGCCGTTGGAATCATTGAACTCGTGAAGAATGCGTATGACGCAGATGCTCGTAAGTGCACTGTCACCTTAACCGACGTGGACGACGCAGGAGGCCAAGTCGAAATATCGGACAATGGTGATGGCATGACGGTTGAGCAGATCAAGCACGGATGGCTTGTACTCGGTCATTCGCAGAAGGAGAAAAACCACCGAACACGGCTTGGCCGCATTCCTGCTGGTAGTAAGGGGCTTGGCCGACTTGCCGCGCTGCGACTTGGACGGTTTGCTCACTTGGAAACGCGCCCACGATCTCGCCGTGACGCTGCCTACGAACTATTGATTGATTGGAAGCTCTTTGATACCGCTTCGCTGATTGATGATGTGGACTTAGCAATTGATGTTCGCGCTCGCAAAAAAGGCACGTCTAGCGGTACAACTATCCGCCTCGACAAACAGCGTGACAGAATTGGAAGGCTGGAAGTCAAACGCCTTGCGCGGGCTATGCTGCTATTGGCGGACCCTTTTGGGGAAAACACCGAAGGCTTTCAGCCAAAACTCGTAGCGCCCGAGTTTTCAGACCTAGAAGCATTGGTTAAGCGACGTTATTTCGATCATGCGTCCTATCATCTCGTAGCTAGGTTGAACAAGAAGGGATTGGCGACCGCGCAGCTCCATGATGCACGCGGAGAAATCCTTTTCTCGTCGAAGCACACCGACTTGTTTCCGAAAAATGACGAACAGACGCTCGAGTGCCCTCCTGTCGAATTCGAGTTATGGACGTTCTTGCTCAACGGTGTGACATTTGCCCCGCTTCCAGTAACGATCCAGGAAGTAAAAGCGTGGCTTGCTGAATTTGGTGGCGTTCACATATACCAGAACGGTTTGAGGGTCGCTCCCTATGGTGACGCAGGTCATGACTGGCTCTCGTTGAACGTGGCGAGAGCACGAAGTCCTGAAGAACGCCCTTCAACCAACAACTCGATCGGCAGAGTTCGACTTGAGGACTCTGAGGAGATCTTGGTCCAGAAGACGGACCGGTCTGGTTTCATTGAAAGCCATGCATTTCACGAAATACGGCGATTTGCCCAGGCTGCTCTAGACTGGATGGCGGATCGCCGTATGGAACTCGCGGAAAAGAGGCGAGCAAAAGCAAGAACCAGTGCGCCAAAACGTACAAGCAAGACTAAGAAACGACTTGATGAGACGATCGAGGCAGCTCCACCCAAACTCCGAGAACAACTTCGTGAAGCCGCGGACCGCCATGACAAGTCTCGGGACAAAGAGGTGGAAGGACTGAAGAAAGAAGTCCAGTTGTATCGAACGTTGAGCACCGCGGGAATTACTGCTGCAACCTTCGCCCACGAGTCAACAGGAAACCCCCTCAAGGTTATTAGAGCATCAATCGGGACGATCGAAAGACGAGCGAAAGAACTATTCGGCAAAGATTACAAAAAGAAGCTGGATTCAGCGGTTGAACGCGTGAAGTCATCCGTAGAATCCTTGGGCGTGCTCGACACTGTGACGCTAAGCCTCCTTAGTCATGAGAAGCGAAGATTAGCAAAGGTTGATGTCCACCAGGTTATCAACGGAGTCCTTCAAATGTTTCACCCTTTTCTTGCAGTGCGACAGGTCATCGTCGACTTGGACCTGACCGAGGGTTCGCCCTGGCTCCACGGTAGTGAGGCTGCGATTGAATCCATCATAACGAACCTCGTCAACAATAGCCTCGTAGCACTTGAAGAAAAGGCTCCCACTGACCGCAAGATTCGAGTCAGCACAACCGTGAATGAGGATGTCTTGCGGCTAGTGGTAATCGACAGCGGCGATGGGATCAAAGATATTCGTGCCTCTGACATTTGGTTGCCGGGGAAGTCGACTCGAAAGAACGGTACAGGACTCGGACTTACAATTGTCAAAGACACCGTACTCGACCTAGGCGGAAACGTTGGCGTGTTGGAGTTAAGTCCACTGGGTGGAGCTGAGATTTTTGTGGAACTTCCGATCGTGGGGGCCTGA
- a CDS encoding radical SAM protein, whose translation MFERISIELTNKCSKGCSFCYNESGPGGATLWQADEVVAFVKDCAGHGIKAVSFGGGEPLEFDGINEILKRLDGVLFRSITTNGLPLGQGQLRPLVNASPDKVHVSLHFPQNRTEVARVVRHVQLLKENGIRTGVNLLVAKSQLDVAKRAAESLTAAGLTDEEIVYLPMRGFDTPTPEEIASVAASPQFQSMTCLPECGASQRFCSVRWDKSVAWCSYTESRRKLKEATYYGLCAAMHDVGLKPCDKTLVELSIDRDVSLAVEPLSYFTFHAGLTVSVDYPAAHSMDTEWFATDKNGHVAFLASKEPGAVPKVFLDVFGHQYSFYDLEEHLLDPAAGNHVQFNLVDFFEAGPGYFFCIDRFNDPPNMTLEECGFALSSLSKEGHEELPHGKRRMVTGLFNWNEEYFHNTSASSNYGYHQSRIDAICWLKNVSVMERLPSDSMLLPVEGHTVAWVYETPRESMRTLYEEGLVLSLLREDFYPSPHRFGFYTYANDDYAGGPYHQRKLPQNPVHIDQLAGKTREVCSHVHFASVEFSQMPRFQPAEYFPCAVTYGKWVDLEGNAHSYD comes from the coding sequence ATGTTCGAACGGATTTCGATTGAGCTCACGAACAAGTGCTCCAAAGGCTGTTCGTTCTGCTACAACGAGAGCGGCCCAGGCGGAGCTACGCTCTGGCAAGCGGACGAGGTCGTCGCTTTTGTCAAAGACTGCGCCGGTCACGGTATCAAAGCCGTGTCGTTTGGTGGTGGCGAACCCCTTGAGTTCGATGGAATCAACGAAATCCTGAAACGCCTTGATGGCGTGCTCTTTCGGTCGATCACGACCAATGGCCTGCCTCTCGGTCAGGGACAGTTGCGCCCCTTGGTGAACGCGAGCCCAGATAAGGTACACGTCTCCTTACATTTTCCCCAAAATCGGACAGAGGTCGCACGCGTCGTGCGGCACGTGCAGTTGTTGAAAGAAAATGGAATCAGAACCGGGGTCAATCTGCTGGTTGCAAAATCCCAGCTCGACGTTGCGAAGCGGGCAGCGGAATCGCTTACAGCAGCCGGACTGACGGACGAGGAAATTGTGTATCTTCCCATGCGAGGTTTTGACACACCGACGCCGGAGGAGATAGCCAGCGTTGCTGCAAGCCCGCAGTTTCAATCAATGACGTGCTTGCCGGAATGTGGCGCAAGCCAGCGATTTTGTTCCGTGCGTTGGGATAAATCGGTCGCTTGGTGTTCCTACACGGAGTCCCGCAGGAAATTGAAGGAGGCGACCTATTACGGTCTTTGTGCAGCCATGCACGACGTGGGCTTGAAGCCCTGTGACAAAACCTTGGTGGAGTTATCGATCGACCGTGACGTCAGCCTAGCTGTAGAACCGTTATCATACTTCACGTTCCATGCCGGCTTGACCGTGTCGGTGGATTACCCTGCTGCCCACAGCATGGACACAGAGTGGTTTGCAACCGATAAGAACGGGCATGTCGCATTTCTCGCTTCCAAAGAACCTGGAGCCGTTCCCAAGGTTTTTCTAGACGTCTTCGGGCACCAGTATTCGTTCTATGACCTTGAGGAGCACTTGTTGGACCCGGCAGCGGGTAATCATGTGCAGTTTAATCTGGTGGACTTTTTCGAGGCGGGGCCGGGCTATTTTTTCTGTATCGACAGGTTCAATGATCCACCTAATATGACACTTGAAGAGTGCGGATTTGCCTTATCATCTCTCAGTAAAGAAGGGCATGAAGAACTTCCGCATGGAAAACGAAGAATGGTCACTGGCCTCTTTAACTGGAACGAAGAATACTTTCACAATACTTCGGCTTCCAGCAATTATGGATATCACCAATCACGCATAGATGCGATTTGCTGGCTCAAGAACGTGTCCGTGATGGAGCGACTCCCGAGCGATTCCATGCTGCTTCCCGTCGAGGGGCATACGGTTGCGTGGGTCTATGAAACTCCCCGTGAATCAATGCGCACTTTATACGAAGAAGGGTTAGTGCTCTCGTTGTTACGAGAAGATTTTTACCCCAGCCCGCACCGATTTGGTTTCTATACGTATGCCAACGACGACTATGCCGGTGGTCCCTACCACCAAAGAAAACTCCCTCAAAACCCAGTTCACATCGACCAATTGGCTGGCAAAACACGGGAAGTGTGCAGCCACGTGCATTTTGCATCCGTGGAATTCAGTCAAATGCCAAGATTCCAGCCAGCAGAATATTTCCCCTGCGCCGTCACCTATGGTAAATGGGTTGATCTGGAAGGGAATGCTCACTCGTATGACTGA